In Geminocystis sp. NIES-3709, a single genomic region encodes these proteins:
- a CDS encoding methylthioribulose 1-phosphate dehydratase: MTYSSQDLDIAIISIIETANFLDSQGWTPATSSNFSQRLDDNYCAITVSGKHKGRLIPDDIMVVDLNGKSQDEKKPSAETLLHTSLYGWNPHIGAVLHTHSLNSTLLTLLTENSSWKLKGYELLKAFTGISTHESSIEIPIFANTQDIASLADEVIEYLNKKIPCWGYLIRGHGAYTWGKDMAETLRHLEAIEYLIQCELEIMRIKGK, translated from the coding sequence TTGACTTATTCGTCACAGGATTTAGACATCGCAATTATTAGCATTATTGAAACGGCTAATTTTCTTGATAGTCAAGGTTGGACTCCAGCCACTAGCAGTAATTTTTCTCAAAGATTAGATGATAATTACTGTGCTATTACCGTATCAGGTAAACATAAAGGTAGATTAATCCCTGATGATATTATGGTGGTGGATTTAAACGGAAAATCCCAAGACGAGAAAAAACCATCAGCAGAAACTCTTTTACATACAAGTTTGTATGGTTGGAATCCTCATATTGGTGCAGTGTTGCATACTCATTCGCTTAATAGTACTTTGCTTACTCTTTTAACAGAAAATTCCTCATGGAAATTAAAAGGTTATGAGTTATTAAAAGCCTTTACAGGAATTTCTACCCATGAAAGTTCGATCGAAATCCCGATATTTGCTAATACTCAAGACATAGCTAGTTTGGCGGATGAAGTTATCGAATATCTAAACAAAAAAATTCCTTGTTGGGGGTATCTCATTCGAGGTCATGGAGCTTATACTTGGGGTAAGGATATGGCAGAAACCTTAAGACATTTAGAAGCGATCGAATATTTAATACAATGTGAATTAGAAATTATGCGTATTAAAGGTAAATAA
- the infC gene encoding translation initiation factor IF-3: MTYSNNKKTNQRDLPKINNNIRFPRVRVIGTEGEQLGILDTRDANRMAEEQELDLVLVSETSDPPVCRIMDYGKFKFEQEKKARAIRKKQHTADIKEVKMRYKIDEHDYQVRVSQAKRFLNAGDKVKATINFRGREAQHVHLGQELLERMAVDLAELAEIQQKPKKEGRNMIMFLSPKK, translated from the coding sequence GTGACCTATAGCAACAATAAAAAAACAAATCAAAGAGATTTACCGAAAATTAACAACAATATCCGTTTTCCTAGAGTACGGGTAATTGGTACAGAAGGGGAACAACTAGGTATCCTCGATACCAGAGATGCTAATCGCATGGCAGAAGAACAAGAATTAGACTTAGTTTTAGTCAGTGAAACTTCTGATCCACCCGTGTGTCGTATCATGGACTACGGAAAATTTAAGTTTGAACAAGAGAAAAAAGCTAGGGCAATCCGCAAAAAGCAACATACGGCGGATATAAAAGAGGTGAAAATGCGTTATAAAATTGATGAGCATGATTATCAAGTGCGAGTCAGTCAAGCAAAACGTTTTCTCAATGCTGGGGATAAAGTTAAAGCCACGATTAACTTTAGAGGTAGAGAGGCTCAACACGTTCACTTAGGACAAGAATTATTAGAACGTATGGCTGTGGATTTGGCAGAATTGGCAGAAATTCAACAAAAACCAAAAAAAGAAGGGCGAAATATGATCATGTTTCTCTCACCCAAAAAGTAG
- a CDS encoding type II toxin-antitoxin system VapC family toxin — translation MKFLLDTHILLWWLGDDEKLSPQIRAIIK, via the coding sequence ATGAAGTTTTTATTAGATACTCATATTCTCTTGTGGTGGTTAGGAGATGACGAAAAATTATCACCACAGATAAGGGCAATTATTAAATAA
- a CDS encoding histidine phosphatase family protein: MSLTIYFLRHGETTSSLSGGYCGILDLDLTAEGYLMAEDFCQAYKNLPWQGIFSSPLSRTIATATPLAKTLGMGIQQRDGLREIAYGNWEGKTPQQVNQEYHDEYVRWLADPGWNAPTGGEKGIDIARRSSQVLEEIEQNYSTGNVLVVSHKATIRIMLCSLLGIDIGRYRDRIALPVASVTVVEFTVRGPLLKILADRSHLREDLKNRQGT, translated from the coding sequence ATGAGTTTAACAATTTACTTTTTGAGACACGGAGAAACAACTTCTAGTCTCAGTGGTGGTTATTGTGGTATTCTCGATTTAGACTTGACGGCGGAAGGATATTTGATGGCTGAAGATTTTTGTCAAGCCTATAAAAATTTGCCTTGGCAGGGTATTTTTTCGAGTCCTTTATCTCGAACTATTGCCACCGCAACCCCTTTAGCTAAAACCTTGGGTATGGGAATTCAACAACGAGACGGATTACGAGAAATTGCTTATGGTAATTGGGAAGGAAAAACCCCTCAACAAGTTAATCAAGAATATCATGATGAGTATGTACGCTGGTTAGCCGATCCGGGCTGGAATGCCCCCACGGGAGGAGAAAAAGGTATTGATATAGCTAGACGTAGTAGTCAAGTTTTAGAGGAAATTGAACAAAATTATTCTACGGGTAACGTTTTGGTTGTTTCTCATAAGGCTACTATTCGCATTATGCTTTGTAGTTTATTAGGTATTGATATTGGACGTTATCGAGATCGTATTGCTCTGCCCGTTGCTTCGGTGACAGTGGTAGAATTTACGGTAAGAGGGCCTTTACTCAAAATTTTAGCCGATCGATCACACCTTCGAGAAGATTTGAAGAATAGGCAAGGAACATAA
- the argJ gene encoding bifunctional ornithine acetyltransferase/N-acetylglutamate synthase, whose product MSDWKVIEGGLTAPKGFKSSGITAGLKPSKAPDLALIYSETDAIAAGVFTTSEVRAACVDYCRQKLQKKSSARAIICNAGQANAATGEQGWQDAIDTADALAKELNIDADSILLASTGVIGQRIKMDILKGAIPKLVAELSENGGDATAKAIITTDLVTKSIALETTIDGRPVRIGGISKGSGMIHPNMATMLGFITCDAAVSTQLWQQMLKRATDKSFNQITVDGDTSTNDSLIALANGQSRTPAITSLDENGQKLEAMLTEVCQHLAKAIARDGEGATCLVEVEVKGATDEASARQIAKTIVGSSLVKSAIFGRDPNWGRIAAAAGRAGVQFNQDDLMIKLGDFLLMERGQPQPFDRVAASNYLKQAAAGEYLKTDTVAISVSVGNGSGVGKAWGCDLSYDYVKINAEYTT is encoded by the coding sequence ATGTCTGACTGGAAAGTAATTGAAGGGGGTTTAACTGCCCCTAAAGGCTTTAAATCTTCTGGTATTACCGCCGGGTTAAAACCTTCTAAAGCCCCTGATTTGGCTCTTATTTATTCGGAAACCGATGCGATCGCCGCAGGAGTATTTACCACTTCTGAGGTTCGGGCCGCTTGTGTTGACTATTGTCGTCAAAAATTGCAAAAAAAATCTAGTGCCAGAGCTATTATTTGTAATGCAGGTCAAGCCAATGCTGCTACGGGAGAACAAGGTTGGCAAGATGCCATAGATACCGCAGACGCTTTAGCCAAGGAATTAAATATTGATGCTGATTCAATTCTTTTAGCTTCGACAGGGGTTATCGGACAAAGAATTAAAATGGACATATTAAAAGGTGCAATCCCTAAATTAGTCGCTGAATTATCGGAAAATGGTGGGGATGCCACCGCAAAAGCCATTATTACCACTGATTTAGTAACTAAATCCATTGCCCTTGAAACCACGATCGATGGTCGTCCTGTGCGTATTGGCGGTATTTCTAAGGGTTCGGGCATGATTCACCCGAATATGGCTACCATGCTTGGTTTTATTACCTGTGATGCAGCCGTTTCCACCCAACTATGGCAACAGATGTTAAAACGAGCTACGGATAAAAGTTTTAATCAAATTACTGTTGACGGTGATACTAGCACTAATGATAGTTTAATTGCCCTTGCTAATGGTCAATCTCGTACCCCTGCCATTACTAGCCTTGATGAAAATGGGCAAAAATTAGAGGCAATGCTAACAGAAGTATGTCAACATTTGGCAAAAGCGATCGCCAGAGATGGTGAAGGTGCAACCTGTTTGGTAGAAGTAGAAGTTAAAGGAGCTACTGATGAAGCCTCTGCTCGTCAAATCGCTAAAACCATTGTGGGATCATCTTTAGTTAAATCGGCTATCTTCGGACGTGATCCCAATTGGGGACGTATTGCGGCGGCGGCGGGTCGTGCTGGGGTACAATTCAACCAAGATGATTTGATGATTAAACTGGGAGATTTCTTGTTAATGGAAAGAGGACAACCTCAACCCTTCGATCGAGTTGCGGCTAGTAATTATTTGAAACAAGCGGCTGCAGGAGAGTACTTGAAAACTGATACTGTAGCTATTTCTGTCTCTGTGGGTAACGGCTCAGGAGTAGGGAAAGCATGGGGTTGTGATCTCAGTTACGATTATGTGAAGATTAATGCTGAATATACAACTTAA
- a CDS encoding UbiD family decarboxylase, whose product MKRLKSIRDYIDILHNLGDVCYIDHEVDPFLEMAAFARRGYDQAVQAPAPLFTNIKGSKPGMRALGAPGALSSIPNCQAARVALSVGLPINSTWTEIVKSLVASRTKPKIKPKIVDTAPFKQNIFIGDDATLDIFPIGTLHEGDGGPYANTWGTIVVRSPDGNWTSWSIARVEKLDGKRMTGLFQKPQHIRMIWDMWVKIGKPMPFALCQGCEPGLPFVSAMPLEDWISESDYLGAHFGEPIEVVRCESVDLEVPASSEVVIEGYVSLVKDSLEGPFGEYQGYLATETQMQPTYHIQSISHRDNAIWPFVAEGRPVDEFHTCAGLGFSVEGLGLLQESGLPVSMAWTPFETAVSWMIITVSPDWREKLPDTTSLEFSEKIADIVWKSLFGHCMEVIYVLDDDIDPTNIKDVLWAIPTRCHPVNRQIVKEGSILPLLTCYSHAERENCRGSKVVHDGLLPEPDKGRTKTSSFDFAYPDEVRQKVMIKWKW is encoded by the coding sequence ATGAAGCGTTTAAAAAGCATAAGAGACTATATTGATATATTACATAATTTAGGTGATGTTTGTTATATTGATCACGAGGTGGATCCATTTTTAGAAATGGCGGCATTTGCTAGACGCGGATATGATCAGGCTGTTCAGGCACCTGCTCCTTTATTTACTAATATAAAAGGCTCTAAACCTGGTATGCGCGCACTGGGGGCTCCTGGTGCACTCAGTTCCATCCCAAATTGTCAGGCAGCCAGAGTTGCACTCTCTGTGGGTCTTCCAATCAATTCGACATGGACAGAAATCGTTAAGTCTTTGGTTGCAAGTCGTACGAAACCAAAAATTAAACCTAAAATCGTTGATACCGCCCCCTTCAAACAGAATATATTTATAGGTGACGATGCTACTCTGGATATTTTTCCCATAGGAACACTTCATGAAGGCGATGGTGGGCCTTACGCAAATACTTGGGGAACAATTGTCGTCCGTTCACCAGATGGTAATTGGACTAGTTGGTCTATAGCTCGGGTGGAAAAACTTGATGGTAAGCGCATGACTGGATTATTCCAAAAACCACAGCATATCAGAATGATTTGGGATATGTGGGTAAAAATAGGCAAACCTATGCCTTTTGCACTTTGCCAAGGTTGCGAGCCAGGGTTGCCTTTTGTATCGGCAATGCCACTGGAAGACTGGATAAGTGAATCAGATTATCTGGGAGCTCATTTCGGTGAGCCTATAGAAGTTGTTCGGTGCGAATCGGTGGACCTTGAAGTTCCAGCAAGCTCTGAAGTGGTGATTGAGGGCTATGTTTCCTTGGTGAAGGATTCCTTAGAAGGTCCATTCGGTGAATATCAAGGTTATTTAGCCACTGAAACACAAATGCAACCCACTTATCATATTCAATCAATTTCTCATAGAGACAATGCTATTTGGCCTTTTGTCGCCGAGGGGAGACCTGTAGATGAATTTCATACCTGCGCAGGACTTGGATTTTCTGTTGAAGGTTTAGGATTGTTACAGGAATCAGGACTGCCTGTCAGTATGGCTTGGACTCCCTTTGAAACAGCTGTAAGTTGGATGATTATTACGGTTTCACCTGACTGGCGTGAAAAACTTCCTGACACCACATCCCTAGAATTTTCCGAAAAAATTGCAGACATCGTTTGGAAGTCTTTGTTTGGGCATTGCATGGAAGTCATTTATGTCCTTGATGATGATATTGATCCAACAAACATAAAAGATGTGTTGTGGGCTATTCCAACCCGCTGTCATCCAGTCAATCGACAAATTGTTAAAGAGGGTTCAATATTGCCTTTACTCACCTGTTATTCACATGCCGAGCGGGAAAACTGTCGTGGTTCAAAAGTTGTTCATGACGGTTTGTTACCAGAACCTGATAAAGGTAGAACTAAGACTTCTAGCTTCGACTTTGCCTATCCAGATGAAGTGCGTCAGAAAGTTATGATTAAATGGAAATGGTGA
- a CDS encoding branched-chain amino acid ABC transporter permease, translated as MDTIQSLFNGVAVGSIIALAAVGLTLTMGILRLSNFAHGDFLTMGAYLTWLINSNGVNIWLSIVVSTLGTVILMLICEQLLWKPMRDKRASSTTLIIISIGLALFLRNGILFIWGGSNQNYDLPLVEAIDIGGVKIAYYRIIVVTLTIAAIVALHLILKNTKIGKAMRAVADNIDLARVSGINVEQVVLFTWIMTAMLTAFGGGLFGLITTVRPNMGWFLILPMFAAVILGGIGNPYGAIAGGLIIGIAQELSVPIFGSEYKLGVALVIMIGILLIRPQGIFGK; from the coding sequence ATGGACACAATACAATCACTTTTCAATGGTGTGGCGGTAGGTAGTATTATCGCTTTAGCGGCGGTGGGTTTAACCTTAACGATGGGTATTTTACGGTTATCTAATTTTGCTCATGGAGATTTTTTGACTATGGGGGCTTATCTTACATGGTTGATCAATAGTAACGGGGTGAATATTTGGTTATCGATCGTGGTTAGTACTTTAGGTACAGTGATTCTAATGTTAATCTGTGAGCAATTGTTATGGAAGCCCATGCGAGATAAACGGGCTAGTAGCACTACTTTAATTATTATTTCTATTGGTTTGGCGCTGTTTTTGCGCAATGGTATTTTATTTATTTGGGGTGGTAGTAATCAAAATTATGATTTGCCTTTGGTGGAAGCGATCGATATTGGGGGGGTAAAAATTGCTTATTATCGTATTATTGTAGTTACTTTAACTATTGCTGCGATCGTTGCATTACATCTTATTCTTAAAAATACTAAAATAGGGAAAGCCATGAGGGCGGTAGCAGATAACATTGATTTAGCTAGAGTTTCAGGGATTAATGTAGAGCAAGTCGTTTTATTTACATGGATTATGACGGCGATGCTAACGGCTTTTGGTGGGGGGTTATTTGGTTTGATCACAACGGTACGACCAAATATGGGTTGGTTTCTGATTTTACCTATGTTTGCGGCGGTGATACTCGGAGGGATTGGTAATCCCTATGGTGCGATCGCTGGAGGGTTAATTATTGGCATTGCACAAGAATTAAGTGTGCCGATTTTTGGTTCTGAGTATAAGTTGGGAGTAGCTTTAGTAATTATGATCGGAATTTTATTAATTCGTCCTCAAGGTATTTTTGGGAAGTAA
- a CDS encoding IS5 family transposase, with protein MKQKYHLRNWSEYDRGLKQRGSLTFWLSEEVLSNWILTEKSGTRGADNYFSDQAILTFVMVKSLFSLAGRQTEGFLESLFVLMGIDLPVPDHTTVSRRAKNLDVVLPVNKRDEPRHVVVDSTGVKVYGEGEWKTRQHGVSKRRTWRKLHLAVDEKTGEILVAEVTTNNCHDGDVLESLLEAVEGEIEQVSGDGAYDRAAPELRSDQRKCYRAIAKRGAMATILPQNNAQKWSDIDGDRNRNIEKIEEIGRKEWKEESGYNRRSISETTMFRLKTIFGGKLSSRDFDNQAVELFVKCLLLNKMIQIAKPDSYIV; from the coding sequence ATGAAACAAAAATACCATCTAAGAAATTGGTCAGAATATGATCGAGGACTAAAACAAAGAGGAAGTCTGACATTTTGGCTTTCTGAAGAAGTCTTATCTAACTGGATTTTAACAGAAAAATCAGGAACTAGAGGAGCTGATAATTATTTCTCAGATCAAGCAATATTAACTTTTGTGATGGTGAAGTCTTTATTTAGTTTAGCGGGGAGACAAACGGAAGGTTTTTTAGAATCATTATTTGTTCTCATGGGGATTGATTTGCCAGTGCCAGACCATACTACGGTGTCTCGTAGAGCGAAAAATCTCGATGTAGTTCTACCAGTGAACAAAAGGGATGAACCTCGTCATGTGGTAGTAGATTCCACAGGGGTAAAAGTTTATGGTGAAGGTGAATGGAAAACCAGACAACACGGTGTAAGTAAAAGAAGAACATGGCGTAAATTACATTTAGCCGTAGATGAAAAAACAGGTGAAATTTTAGTAGCAGAAGTAACGACAAATAATTGCCATGACGGCGATGTACTAGAAAGTTTATTAGAAGCGGTAGAAGGTGAGATTGAGCAAGTTTCAGGGGATGGGGCTTATGATCGCGCAGCGCCAGAGCTTCGCTCTGATCAAAGAAAATGTTATCGGGCGATCGCCAAGAGAGGGGCAATGGCGACAATTCTACCACAAAACAATGCTCAAAAGTGGTCAGACATAGATGGAGACAGGAATAGAAATATCGAAAAAATTGAGGAAATAGGTAGAAAAGAATGGAAGGAAGAAAGTGGTTATAATCGACGTTCAATCAGTGAAACTACAATGTTTAGGCTAAAGACAATCTTTGGAGGAAAACTAAGTAGCAGAGATTTTGACAATCAGGCTGTGGAATTGTTTGTGAAATGTCTGTTGTTGAATAAAATGATCCAAATTGCCAAACCAGATAGCTATATAGTTTAA
- a CDS encoding acireductone dioxygenase: MTALKVFNEDNPSTPIFDSNTLSETDKIDKITYQLKQVNVRFEQWHTIESLTSGATQEEILKAYKSEVDQLINEEGYLTVDVVSLTADNPNKKAFREKFLNEHTHSEDEVRFFVDGEGLFSLHIENQVFEVLCTRGDLISVPANTRHWFDMGENPNFIAIRFFNNPEGWVANFTGSDIASKFSRLEN, from the coding sequence ATGACGGCTTTAAAAGTATTTAATGAAGATAATCCTAGTACACCTATTTTTGATAGTAATACCTTATCGGAAACAGACAAAATAGATAAAATAACTTACCAATTAAAACAAGTTAACGTAAGATTTGAACAATGGCACACGATCGAAAGTCTAACATCAGGAGCGACTCAAGAGGAAATCTTAAAGGCTTATAAATCAGAAGTTGATCAATTAATCAATGAAGAAGGATATTTAACCGTTGACGTAGTTAGTTTAACGGCGGATAACCCCAATAAAAAGGCATTCCGTGAAAAATTTTTAAATGAGCATACTCACAGTGAAGATGAAGTGCGCTTTTTCGTAGATGGTGAGGGTTTATTTAGCTTACACATCGAAAATCAAGTGTTTGAAGTTTTATGCACTAGAGGAGATTTAATTAGTGTACCAGCTAATACTCGTCATTGGTTCGATATGGGAGAGAATCCCAATTTTATCGCTATTCGTTTTTTTAATAATCCAGAAGGTTGGGTTGCCAATTTTACGGGAAGTGATATTGCTAGTAAATTTTCCAGACTCGAAAACTAA
- a CDS encoding PBP1A family penicillin-binding protein, with protein sequence MDHRSSNSDSSISKVVTTIWHNVQTQFKIPTLKPNARVPGIYVKNGQEKHSSFYPLLGDRYIIGRSTKSCDIVIRSAIISQTHCVIERDTNNPQKFIIRDLNSTNGVYFGTQRYQSLTLEHNDRITLGPPELADVIEIRFDKCLPKSLIFARYGLMTGGVIVFLIMAWIGFEWTKYDVYPIPDHVGGSTVVYGDDGKTLLSPRIDSPHRELDSLKEFSPYLPKALMASEDTRYYWHFGVDPLGILRAILINTRGDAKQGASTITQQLARSIYPDVGRENNLARKLREMMVALKLEAVYSKNDILKTYLNRVYLGVNLYGFEDAAQFYFDKSAKDLDLVESATLVAILPAPNAYNPVQDYDTTIDFRNRVIERMLDAGMITKDEASKARRSRIYISPKAQQTLSNILAPYYYSHVFQEMNRLLGDNLTQEGDFIIETALNPKIQAIAEDSLKNHLANNGKQNNFSQGAIASIRAKNGEIVALVGGKDYKESQFNRATQAKRQPGSTFKVFAYTAALEAGISANKSYSCSPLRWQGFTYRGCERTGGVTNMYQGLALSENAIALRVAQDVGLNKVVDMAKKLGIKSELNAVPGLILGQSEVNVLEITGAYTAFANQGIWSRPHAIKVIRDGRDCQDFEKHNTCREIYRFNENSDEQKQVINPKIAQTMNQMLRQVITSGTGRSASVGKDEAGKTGTTNKGVDLWFIGYVTKDNLVTGIWLGNDNNSPTNSSSGQAAILWGNYMKKIL encoded by the coding sequence ATGGATCATCGATCGAGTAACTCTGATTCTTCCATCAGTAAAGTTGTCACCACTATTTGGCATAACGTCCAAACTCAATTCAAAATACCTACTCTTAAGCCCAATGCTAGAGTACCGGGTATTTACGTTAAAAATGGACAAGAAAAACATAGCTCTTTTTATCCTTTACTGGGCGATCGATATATCATAGGAAGAAGCACTAAAAGTTGCGATATAGTTATCCGTAGTGCAATTATTAGTCAAACTCACTGCGTCATCGAAAGAGATACTAACAATCCTCAAAAATTTATTATTCGTGACTTAAACTCTACTAACGGTGTTTACTTTGGCACTCAACGTTATCAATCCCTTACCCTTGAACATAACGATCGTATCACTCTTGGCCCCCCAGAATTAGCAGATGTCATAGAAATACGTTTTGATAAATGTCTGCCAAAATCCTTGATTTTTGCTCGTTATGGTTTAATGACTGGGGGAGTTATTGTCTTCTTGATTATGGCTTGGATAGGCTTTGAATGGACAAAATATGATGTTTATCCTATCCCTGATCATGTAGGTGGTTCAACGGTAGTGTATGGTGATGATGGTAAAACCCTACTTTCTCCTCGTATCGACTCCCCTCACCGAGAATTAGATAGTTTAAAAGAATTTTCTCCTTACTTACCCAAAGCCTTAATGGCTTCAGAAGACACTCGCTATTATTGGCATTTTGGAGTTGATCCTTTAGGCATACTCAGAGCAATATTAATTAATACACGGGGTGATGCTAAGCAGGGTGCAAGTACTATAACTCAACAACTAGCCCGAAGTATTTATCCTGATGTGGGTAGAGAAAATAATTTAGCCCGTAAACTACGAGAAATGATGGTTGCATTGAAATTGGAAGCGGTTTATAGCAAAAATGACATCCTGAAAACCTATCTTAATCGAGTATATTTGGGTGTTAATTTGTATGGTTTTGAAGATGCGGCACAATTTTATTTCGACAAATCAGCTAAGGATTTAGATTTAGTCGAATCTGCTACCCTAGTGGCCATTTTACCTGCCCCCAACGCCTATAACCCTGTACAAGATTATGACACTACTATTGATTTTCGTAACCGAGTCATTGAAAGAATGCTAGATGCAGGGATGATCACAAAAGACGAAGCATCTAAGGCTAGACGATCGAGAATTTATATTAGTCCAAAAGCACAACAAACTTTATCGAATATTTTAGCACCTTATTACTATAGTCACGTTTTTCAAGAAATGAATCGTTTATTAGGAGATAATTTGACACAAGAGGGAGATTTTATTATTGAAACCGCATTAAACCCTAAAATTCAAGCTATAGCAGAGGACAGTCTCAAAAATCATCTAGCTAATAACGGTAAACAAAATAATTTTTCTCAAGGTGCGATCGCCAGTATTCGAGCAAAAAATGGAGAAATAGTTGCTTTAGTGGGTGGAAAAGATTATAAGGAAAGTCAGTTTAACAGGGCTACTCAAGCCAAAAGACAACCGGGGTCAACTTTTAAGGTTTTTGCCTATACAGCTGCCTTAGAGGCAGGAATTTCAGCAAATAAGAGCTATTCTTGCTCCCCTCTCCGTTGGCAAGGTTTTACCTATAGAGGTTGTGAAAGAACAGGAGGAGTTACAAATATGTATCAAGGTTTGGCGTTATCGGAAAATGCGATCGCCCTTAGAGTTGCTCAAGATGTAGGCTTAAATAAAGTAGTTGATATGGCGAAAAAATTAGGTATTAAATCAGAGTTAAATGCTGTTCCGGGATTAATATTAGGACAAAGTGAAGTCAATGTGCTAGAAATAACAGGTGCTTATACCGCTTTTGCCAATCAAGGAATTTGGTCACGCCCTCACGCTATCAAAGTAATTAGAGATGGGAGAGACTGTCAAGACTTTGAAAAACATAATACCTGTCGAGAAATTTATCGATTTAATGAAAATAGTGACGAGCAAAAACAAGTTATTAACCCTAAAATTGCTCAAACTATGAACCAAATGCTACGACAAGTTATTACTTCAGGCACTGGTAGAAGTGCATCCGTGGGTAAAGACGAAGCAGGAAAAACAGGTACAACCAATAAAGGAGTTGATTTGTGGTTTATCGGCTACGTTACTAAAGATAATTTGGTGACGGGAATTTGGTTGGGAAATGATAACAACTCCCCGACTAATAGTAGTAGTGGACAAGCCGCTATATTATGGGGAAATTATATGAAAAAAATTTTATAA